The following nucleotide sequence is from Ornithodoros turicata isolate Travis chromosome 2, ASM3712646v1, whole genome shotgun sequence.
GAGAATCTTACTGGAAGCTAATTTTACCATTTGTGGAGCCACGTTCAATTGTTTTGGGACAAAATGAAATAGGTGTAACGGATGAGCTACATTATGTATCTGTTTATGACGTGCTAACGCATGTGTTGAGGTCTGACTTGTGCGAAAACTTCTGCACCTCAAATACACAACAGGACTACCTCAGTTCGGTGTTTCATGGAACAGCTTTTCAAGACCATTCATACTTTCGTGGGGACAAAACAAAGCTGTGTATACAGCTCTACAGTGACGAGTTTGAGGTGTGCGACCCACTAGGAAGCAGACGAGGAACACATAAAGTGATGGCTGTCTACTTTTCTATTCTAAATATTCCACAGAAGCTGAAATCGTCCTTCTCAAGTATATACCTGGCTCTTTTGGTTAAAGACAAGCATGTGGGGAAATATGGGCTTGACAAGGTACTTCGTCCACTATTAAATGATATCGACCGTTTTGAAAGTGAAGGCATCGATGTAGAAGGACAGGCAGTCAGAGgaagtgtatttgttgttgcagGGGACAACTTGTCCCAGCACAGACTGGGTGGGTTCAAGTGCAGCTTCACGAATGGGCGGATATGCAGATTTTGTATGGCTGTTCGCCATGAAATTAACTTCAAACACCTTGTACAAGATTTTGTGCTCCGAACTCTACAGGCTCACCAACATCATCTGAACATGCTGAACGCTGGTGCATCGACAGTTTCTCTCTATGGTGTTAAGCATCATTGCGCTTTAACGTTCACGGGATTCGACCCAACACAGCATTTGCCACCAGACGTCATGCATGACATTTATGAAGGGATTCTCCCGTTTCTTATGAAGCACATAATTTCCAGCCTTATATCATCCGATTTCTTCTCCCTGGATGACACAAACAGAGAGCTTCTTCATTTTGGATACGCGCCACACGATAAGAAAAAGAAGCCAGAACAAACCTCAAGAGAATTCGTATATGGCACAGGCAACATTAAGGGAAGTGCAACTCAGATCTTCTGCTTTTTTAGACATCTGACTCTTTACGTTGGGGATCGAGTCCCTTCTGAGGAACCTGTATGGAAGCTTTATGTTTTGCTGAGAGAAGTGGTTGACCTTATAATGAGCCGGAAGATCCCTGTGTCTCACGTTCCATATTTGCATCGCCTTATTTACTTTCTCATGGCGGATTTCCACGACCTGTTCCCACATGTGTCAGTCCCTAGCAAAATACTTTATTTAATTGATTATCCCTCATTCATCTATAAGTATGGTCCACTCGTCAATCTTTGGGCCATGCGTTTTGAGGCGAAACACCAATATTTTAAAGACATTGCCCGCAAGACCAAGAACTTCAAAAATATAACCCTGAGCTTGGCTACAGGGCATCAAtattttcaaatgtatttgttcTCACAGAGTAACTCCGAAAACAAGCTCGCGACATCAGGCTACAAGCAATGTCTAGTCGAGCACCTTCCAGAAGTTTTGAAGCTGTATATAAACAGTGAGGACATTGTTTGTGATAATGTTCATGTTGTGAATTCCATCACAATTAACGGTGCTTTGTACACATCAGGTTCAGTGCTTGTTCATGAAATTACCGATGATGAGCTGCCTGTGTTTGCTCTGCTCTGTGACATTTATGCCGTGAATAGGATGATCCTCGGGGTTGCACAAGTTCTTGACCCAGTGGAATTTGACAACCATTTTCACCTGTATGTTGTCCGCTATACGTCTCAATTCACAGTTGTACGAGATTTTGAAAATATGGAAGCTGAGCAACTATTTCTACATCGGCAAGGAAACCGACACGTCATCAATCCACGGCATGCATTGTTTTAAGCTGAACTCTATACGGAGCATGACATAACTAGACTCTTTCAGACTCATTCTTTCAAGCTCATGCAGATATCGttatttcacgcgtattagccgcacttATGCACGATTTGTTTTCTCACGGGCTCTCTGCGGCTTATTCACCGGTGCgacttatctgatgactatttttccctggcgTTTTCCCCATACActagttttaacgaaagggctgacagtgtctctggaaatTTTCAATGCACaaacaatgcgtaacaggggcgcGTCAACATTCCAGTAGGCTGACCATCCTGGTGCCTttcccaagcagctttaacgaaagtgatgacagtgattcatgtcttctggaaggccaccgacccgtcgatccatgaaaaGCACGCAACAAgtgcacaatccgatcttggtagaacactagaactgacctcctttgttgtacaccatgccacTCCAGAATATGGACCACAGGGATTATGGCCTtttctatggtctcctttgtcccaCAAATTAGTCTCGTCGTactgcccgcggcttatctgcctgaaaattttcaaaatgtttctAAAAACGGGTCCTGTGGCTATCTGCGGTGTGATTTATACGCGTAAAATTACGGTAAATGGTTCAATATGTCCTGCTCCCATCATGAAAGTGCTTGACTCCAgcgttttctcttttctttttttcgtgtcACAATTTTGCCTCGAAAAGATTTGCGGCTAGCATGGTCGTCCTGCATTATGTAACCCATTACCACCCTGAGTGATGTTTGTTCAGTGAGAATGACTCTGTTCTAACAGTCTGATTATTGCATTTATTTCATTAATAATATTATGTTTTGTGAAGGTGCTCTAATAATGCAAAATATGTGTATTCTCAAATGGACAGTTTTGGTGCCATGTTTCGCAAATACAAATGACTGAGAAATTTCACGATATCTCTCGACGTCTACAGGTCTCAGAAGATGTACACttacacagacatgtatgcGTGTGCACACATCACAGGATCGTGGATGTGTGTGTCCATGGGCTGTAATACAAAGTGACGAAATTCCTGCCACAATGAAATCATTAGTCATTTAACTCTTTTTGGACTTTTTAGCTCATTTTTAAACAATTCTGTTGCTGAAAAATTATTACAATGCTTTTGCGAGATGTCTCGTTTTTACACGGATGGTACTTATGAAAGTAAACCTAGGAACACCAATTATGCTCTATGTGATCACTGAAATGAGTATCCTAAGGCATGGAGGGTGTACACTGAACACTCTTTTTGCACCCTCACCTCGACCTATGTTGGTGTACCCCCCTTCTACGCCCTATTTACACCTACAACTTTAGACAAGTTTTTTTGGGGGTGTAAGATGGGTGTTCACTGGGTGTATCTTGCGAATTATACCATTTTAACACTGGTAAGGGTGTAAAAAATTTAGTGTGTACGCACCCatttaagaggggataccagctCCAAAGGTCCTATGTGTTTTCTATGGAACACGTTTCGTCCTTAATCTCGGTTAATATTCGACGGATTTTCATCCGGTTTGTTTTGTACGATAGCTTGTCCAATGGTGCATTTGAGTGTCATTACAGATTCTTGATTTTCGCTTTTGACATTTTTCTAGGCGTTGGGAAAGCACGGGAAAAATTGAATGCAAATTTGAAGCTCTCTTGCTAAAAACTAAGAAGAAAAATGGAATATCCGTATTGAAACTCGGATGCAGAATTCTTTCCAGAGTATTTTGATACCATACTCATTGAAATCCGCTCACCCGTTATCGAGATTAAGGGCAAAAGGCATAGGTACCTAGAGCCTTGGGAGATGGTCCTGTCTTCCCCCTGCATGGCAGCGCCATGCCGCGGATTAGAAGGGAGAAGTACCACTCCGCGTAAGGAAGCCCCCGTATTCCGAACCCCTGTACCTTCTTCTCATCCTTCCTTGTCATGGTGCAGatgggtcaaagtcgccatcttgccatgtatttttggcccattccccgcgtaaaacaacggggatcgccatcttgtgggacGGTTGTTGCCAACATCGTTTTGTTTGTGATTGCCAAACATGTTTTGTGATTGCCAAGGAACGGCAGTGCTTGAAGTAGGCAGCTTCGTTTTCGCTTTCGCAAGTGAAGAGTGTTTTCTGTCACAAGTGCTTCGTGAAACAATTTTCTCCTGCAACGACCCTGAAAGCTATGTTGCGAAGGTTTGCCAGTGGAAATTGTTTCAAACGCTATTCGTAActacaaatatttttgcgacTGAGTTGTGGAATAATAACACACCGTGTTTGATATTGGTAGACTGGATTTATTCGCAAATATATATTTGGTAATCGGTTATATTTGATAAGGCAAGTTGCATAATCACTTCGAATCCCTCGCAAGTGCTCCATAAATCAATATCAACCTCCATGTAACTTTTCTCTTAAAAGTCTGGTTTGGAAGTGGAACCGCTTTCATGCACCCCTTTTTGTAACCGTTGAGACGTTTTGTAACCGTCTCGTTCACGTCATCCCCTTCCACACTCAAAGAAAGGGgcttaaaggtggtgtccggaaCAAAAACATAGTTGAGCTGGTGGTGTGTGTGGAATCGCGGTAGCTTAAAATGAATGTCGCCGAAAAATTTTCTTCAGAAACGCTGAAAAACATTTGCAAACTTAATTTAACAGAAAAGCGCCGTCTGCTCCCAGCAGCACCATGGATTCGGGCAACAATGTGCGTAACAACGTCACTGGCGTCTGTTTTGGTCACATGATCGCGCACATGGACGGAATGTCAGTTTGCTGTTGATCACGTTGGCGTGACGATTGTGACCGTATAGCTATCCTGCGTTATCCGTTGTCATCCACTTTGATCTACATCATGGTTGGTATGAGTTGTGCTTCGGACTACTGTACGCGGACTTCAGTGAAAGATCCGACGCTCTCGTTTTTTCGTTTTCCGGGAGAGCCGGAATTACGGAAGGCATGGATAGACGCCTTGGGCAAACCACCGGGCTGGAAGCCGGCGAAAGCGGCCAGAGTTTGTTCCGCGCATTTCTCGAGCTGTAGCTTTGAGATAACTGATCGCTTCAAGTTGGAGTTCGGTCTGGCGAAATCTCGGAGGACTTTGAAGCGTGGGGCTGTTCCTCTTGGCTGTGACGAGCTATCGCCAGCAGACGAATGCGCGGAGCTCACGAAACGACGACGAAAGGAGGTAATTTCAGGATTATATATCTCTTTATTGGTAAACTGCAACAGCTGTGTTTGCAGATCGTTGAAGACGCTGTGAGGGAGTATGAGTTGCACAGCGCTGACATGGAAATGTCCGAAGAGTGTGTTCAAACAGGTAATGTTCCATAGCTTCGTGGAATTCCAGGGAACCCAACATTTTTCATGCATTTCGTTTTTTACACTCTATTTTTCATATGTGACCCGTGACTGAGTCGTTTAGCTAAAAACGCACGAACAAAGCGAACGTACGCTATTTGTGTTTAGTACGTGTGCTTTTTGCTTTTAGTGCGTGCTTCCCAACATTTGCTCGATATTATGCAGTTTCCAATATGTTTCTGCATGTTCCTACAGAAGCTATCCAGCCACAGGCACTTCACATCTCCGTTTCTACAGATAGTGAGACAGCTTTGCCATCCTGCTCTGTGACAATGCCTGTTGACCTGAGCTGGCAAGAACAGTTTACGGAGGTCAGTCACAACATGCTTCACATGTCACGTTGTTTTGCTTGGAGTTCTGTTGAGTAACATGTCTATCCCCTCAGATGCCTCAGTCCCCACAAGCACCATCTCCCGTACACAGATGTGACAAAGGAACTCAGACAGATTCCAAGAACAGAAGCACAGGTGAGTGTTCAACTTTAAACATTACTAAATTTGTAGTCACACTATTGTTCCTCTTCCCAGGTATGCCCCTGTCAAGCAGATGTATATTTTGGTTGTACCTAATTTTATTATTTGTTCATGATTACGTTTCAGGTGTTCAAACTAAGATGCGCACACATCAGAAGGGTACGCAGACATGGTATATTCCATCTGAACCTGCACCCCGTTCTTCAACTCCAGTACCAACAAATGAATCACAAGTGTGGAGTGAAAGTGACAGTGAAACAGAGTGAGTGTTTATGACCGCCTGAGCAGAAAAATTCTTCACGTGCTCATCTATTTGCTGCGGACACTAAGAGGTTGTCATGGTTCATTTCAGGATACGTGATCCTCACGACACTACGTATGACCCCAACCAAAGTGACCTAAACTTGTATGTTAATCTCCAGTTCATTTTGTATTGCTCCTGCATAGGAGCTTATCACTGTTCACATCCTTATAATAGGACGCAGGATACCTCCCTCTGTGAAAGGTCATTCATCGACCACTGTGATACTGCCAACAGCCACACAGAAAGTAGCAGCGTTACTGAGCACTCTACTAAAGATGACGGGTACACCTATGTTCAGAAGCTCTCCTACTACTTGACACTGGTGTAGAGATAGGGTAGCTGGTACAAAATAACCGGAAGAAAACAGTGCAAGAAGAAGAGGACAGAGCGACACGATACAAGCGCTGTATCGAATCCTCACGAACACTCGGCACTTGTATCTTGCCCCTCTGTGCTtgtctttcttgttttcttccagTTCTGTCATGCTACGTTATGGTTATTGGTATCCCTTATTTCAGGCACGAAACCAGCGACACTCACCAACACCGAGAGCCAATGTACATGGTTTCGGAAACCTGCCTTCTTCAGCTGCTCAAGACTTGCCCAGAATGTTTGACGACAAAAACTGTGacagaactcaactgcaaggGCTCGTGCCTACGTGTAACTGTGACATGCCAAAACAATCACACCAGGGTTTGGTACAGTCAGCCTTCGCTTGGTGGAAAGCCAGTTGGAAACATCATAATGAGCGCCGCCATACTTTTTTCGGGATGTAGCCCTACAAAGGTGTTGCGACTATTCCAGTTCATGAAGCTTGCCAGCGTAAAGAAGACCCAGTACTTCAGAATGCAGCATTGCTACCTTTTCCCCGCAGTCAAGGAGGTAAAGCACAAGTCATTTTCTATTTACAGAAAGCATGATGGACTCCCTTTAtctaattttttaaaaatttgctCTTCCAAGGCATGGAAGTTGGAGGAAGAAGCCTTGGTGTGCGCCCTCAAGGAAACGCCTCTAACACTTGCAGGCGACGCCAGGTGTGATTCTCCGGGACATTGCGCACTAATGGGGACATACACAGTCCTGGAGACATCAGTCAATAAGATTCTTCACTTTGAGCAGATTATGGTAATTCAGTGCATCAGAGATTAATTATGTGTGCGATGAACTTTGCTTCTGTGTTTCATATATTACAGTCACCAGAGGTATCCTCCAGCAACCAAATGGAAAAGGTTGGCCTTGAGCGGGTCTTGGGCTACCTCGAACAACAAGAAATGACGGTTGACATGCTGATCACTGACAGGCATACTGGGATTAAAGCACTCATGAAGACCAAGCCCATTAAACATCGATTTGATGTGTGGCATGTAGCTAAAGGCAAGTTTGCGAACAAGGCATTGAAGTAATACAATGAAATCCCCTCATCAGTGTAGAATTTGGCATTCTGTAATGTTTTCTTCGTAATGCACACCAAATTTAAATATATGAACCCTCTACTTCAAGGCATCAAGAAGAAAATTGCTGCAGCAGCACAAACAAAGGCACACCAAGTACTAGGCCTGTGGTGTGAGAGCATCATAAGGCACTTGTACTGGTGTGCAAAAACAAGTTCCGACAATGGAGAGGAGCTACTGGCCAAGTGGACTTCTGTCATGCGTCATGTCATCAATGTCCACACGCACCCCAATGCATTGCACCCAAGATGCTTTCATGATGACCCCGGAGAAAGGCTGTGGCTTCTCGAAGGTGAGTGCAGTGCAGTAGTGCAAATTGTGTACGAGCCTTCCCTTGTTGTGTCATAAGTATATTCCAGGTTTTCCTTGTTGCCAAATTAGTGAATGACTGACATACTAAACATTGGTATGACGAGTTCTTATGTATGCTTTGTAGGCACAGAACCATTCATGAAGCTTCACAGCATTCTCATGTCAAAGTACCTGTTAGTTGACATCCCGAAGCTGTCTCCACGCGACCAGACCTATGGACTTGAAGCCTACCATAGCCTCCTCATCCATTTTGCACCAAAGTCGCACAGCTACACATATGAAGGCATGCTGGCAAGGTACTGCTTAGTTTACAACATTGAAAAAGAAATTCAAATAGGGATTAGGTTTACACATAAGGTGAGCCAGCCTATATGTGTGACGACATGCTGCACATGCCGCAGTGTAGGACTatggataatttcgaccatctGGGGTTCCTTTGACGTGTGCTGCAAATCTCTGACATCTTACAGCATTTCAGCTTTAATGAGTTCATTCATTTTATCAGCTCAGTTCATGAGTTCACAGGAGTAGTGATGTTCCTCTAACTGCATGTATACCTTGAACAATAATGAAGGTGACATATATTCTCTAGGACCCAGATTGCTGCACTGCACTATAACTTCAACAGTGCCAGGATAGTGCTCAAAAATGACGACGGAACTGACAAGTATGTCCTGAAAGGGTCTAAACCAAAGAAACAGTGGGTTGTCATTCCACTGAAGGAAAATGTGTCATATGGTAAGTACACTTATAAACACTTCATGTTGTATGTGTCACATGCTACACACAGTTTCAAAAAAAATACTATACATTTCAGGCTACGTGGACAAGCTATTCGCAGAGCTCTTCAGATGTTTGAGCAAGTGGCCAACATATGAAAGTGCCGAGAGGGCAAATCCACGTGTGCAGCGGCCAACACTGTGCAGCTCCTATGGAGAGAAGCCAAGCATCGAAGAAGTTAGGCAGAATCATTGGAGTAGATTCCAAAGATAGATACATCCGTATGCAAGGTAGGCCGCTGGTGCAATCACTGGTTGCTTGTAATGCGATTCGATATGACCATGCATTTTCACAGTTGAAGGGAGACTGCACACAGAGAAGAATGAAAGGAATGCACTTGTAGCTGATGCTTTGGATGTGTATCACACTTCACACAAAAGGTAAAGGTGCCTCTTTTAGACGTAAAGCACtgagagaaacaaaaataatgCAATCAATGCAATTTTCACCCTGATTTTCATAAGTCTAACACCCAGCACAAGGCCCTAATTTACGCACTAGCTAGCATTTATATTGTGATGTGTGACACTCGCATAATTGTAGGTTGCTTGGAGCAGGTGAGCTGGATCAGCTGTAGTGATGATGGTAGTGTCTGTGCTCCTGAACTGACCTTGACAAACTCGTGACAAAATGTGGACTACAGGTTAGGTTTTATTCGATTGTAGGCATTGTAATCTGCAAAATTATATGCATGTATAGGATGTTTCTAGAAAATCTCCTCTTACGTGAACCTTAATCCTACATGCATGTAACAAGATACAAGACAAGTGGGATATGACAGCTCATGCACACCACGACAACAGATGAAAACGGGCAACAGATGAAAATTATGACCGTGATTGCCAGGTAGGATACCACTGGGAAGCCAGTATGTGATATGTCATTGCATATGTTATGTAGGCAAACTGAGGAAACGTCAGTATAATTCATTATCACAGATGACGACAAAATGGTGCAATGCGAAGAATGGTCTGTTCTTAATTGTGGCTGCCTTCTCACTGAAGATAAGTATTGCACGTACATACAATCTTATACATATAAAATATAGTAGGTTACAATgacttgagaaacaacacagtatGACATTGGTATAATTATCTGTTGCAGGTAGTCTGGCTGAAGGTAGCACCTTGAGAACAGGTGATTGCAGTTGCCATGTAGGATACTTTTGGGACGCTGGTACGCGATATAACACTGAATATATTATGTAAGCAAACATCGATAAAATGCGTTATCACAGATGAAGGCAAAATGGTGAAATGCGAAGAATGGCCTGTGCTGTTTGGTTATGGCTGCCTTCTCACCTAAGATAAGTGTTACACTTATATACAACCTAACATATAAAATATAGTAGGTTACAATgacttgagaaacaacacagtgtgACATTGGTATAATTATCTGTTGCAGGTACATTATGAAGGCAAACTGAGCAAACATGGAGCAAACAAGTTGGATGTGATCACAGATGAAGCAAGAATGGCACATCTATGCAAAGAATGACAAGAGTGGAATGAACTTCTGTTCCATGAAATATGGATTCCTTCCCACACAAGATAAGTATCACATttgcacacatcatgaaattTTCAACATATTATTAGTGACGTCACTTTTATGGACATAAGGTTCGCAATTAACCTGCTGCTTCACAAGGTTTGAGCACCTTGAGGAATTCCAGAGAAATTAGCAGACTAATTTTTGAACTGTTGCAAATTGTGAATTGACATCACCAAGTATATGTTAGAACAGCTTGAAAAGCTAGATGAACACACTGGTGTAACTTTGTAGCTTCAGAAGAAGTAATGCTGTGGCAGTCTGTAAGGAAGAGCTGCACGAAGGTAACTTGCACTAACCTGACTAGAgcaaactaacctaacctaaaataaCTTGATCTAACACGACAATGTTGAAAGCGGTCTGCCCCGACAACCTCAGATGTATAAACAATTGGGTCCGTCAGATCGTCTGTGGTATGAAGACCTAGACTgtttcctaacctaacctagagctgcACGAAGCTAACTTGCACTAACCTGACTAGAATAAACTAACTTGACCTAACACGACATAATGTTGAGCCGACGGACCCCGATGTATAAACAATCGTGTCCGTCCGATGGACCTTTAGACACTTCCTTCTAAGATATTACAAAGGCTAAGATTGATATGGTTATACATTATCACAGACAAAGAGAAAATGGCACATTGTAAAGAATGCGGCTTGGTGACAGTGACGGCTATAGGCAGTGTGTGCTCGTGGATAAATCAATTATGGATGCCTGACTATGCAGGATGGTGCCCCAGGTGAGTGAAGCACACCACTTTTCAGATCATTGTGCTATTTTTAATGCTTGCTGGAACTGTAGGCCTTGACCACCATGGCGGAGATGAAGCTGCGTGTTCACCTgtacagaaagaagactgtgtGTACAAGACTGGGACATTGTACCCCTTTGAATCCAAAATCCTGAATACACACATCAATAAATGTGTTGTGCTACATCTTTCCATCATGATCCCTTTCTTATGTGTGCATGTGCTACACAGCATTTCCTAGCAGAAATTACTGTTCATTGCAGCATACATAGTACTACTTCATACCTGATCCAcggcctactagattataatgaACATGTCagaggcaccccttcccagcaccgcatttggaagctagcagTGGTGCTACTCATCAGCCTggtttctgcaatactttgtacttcagcttaccttactTTAATATTTTTGTACAACTGGGGTATATCGCACGGGAGACGCTTCTTCCTAAaattgatcatcatcatcacacatACTTGCTTACCATGAATGACTCTTTGCACAAGCCCTTTCGATAATGTTTCAACGAAACAAGATGATGATACAAGATttcaatgaaacaaaatgcagCTGAGCCATTGCAACATTGTCATGCTGTTGGAGGGTGTATTTCTTCATGTAAAATTTTTCCAAGCTTTTCATAACATCTGGTACAAAATCCAATAGTACACTGCCTTGCTGACAAGTTCTATAACAATATTGGGCAAAATAATAACCATACTTAGCTGTTTCTATGAAGCCGATAACATTGCGATGGGAAGGCGTCCCTAATTCTGCGCAGGACACACCCCGGGATGTTTTGGCGGTTGCCACGTCCAAGGTGACCCCACACCCACCAGACAAAAATCCTATAGGCTGTGTACCTGAGTGAACTGTACATACAGGGAATAAAAAGGAACCAGTTCGAAAAATAACCAAGGAACGATTTGAAAACGCAATCTGTAACGCTCACTACATTCTACGAGTACGCACCTGTTTTCGTCGCTGCATTCTCCCATATATGTTGGGCAATAAAACCTCTGCATCCTCGAATGCACTTGTAGCTGCCGCCTATCCATACACATCGGCTCGAACAGCGAATGGTCCATGACGCAGTCGACGCCTTCTTCGTCACACACAACTGCCGTTTGGTCAATGTAGCGGCAACACAGCCACTCGTCTGCTTCGACCATTCGGCAGCGACCACACAGGCACCTAATGATAAACTTAATTACGGCCTAAACTGCACAGAAAGGGTATAGGGGAAGCTGGAAACGTCTCTTACCCATCTGTGGAGCCCTGTGAAGCGTCCTCTGCGCATTCGTCGCTCGACGCGTCGCTGACGCTCACGTCGCGTGGCAAAGGGTCGGTCACAAACGGCGATTCTCCGTGAGAAATAATAATTTCATCCTCATCGAACTCGCAATGACTGGATGAAATCCCTACAGAAACGTCCGTCGGCATAGCTTTAGACAGTTTCGGATGCGGCGCGATCGCAGCTGAACCAGTGACACAATGCGACACCACCCACCACGGACGAGAAGCCAGTGACGTCACCGGAAGACAGGAGCAAGGCGAAGCGAGGGAGCGCCGTTTGAACAGGAAGTAGCCGTCTGCTTTCAGAAGTGGCGTTTTTCGTGTTTTGCAACGAAACATGAACGTATTTCGCGAAACTTTTGCTGTTTTATCGTGATGGAAGGCTTCCTGAATTCAATGTGACACCAAGTCCGAGAAACTTGTTTTTtcgcggacaccacctttaaggACGGTGTGTGTTCAGCTCTATCATGAAAGACCTTTCCCACAGTCCAGTCTGCTGACATTCATATTCACACGTAGCATATACCTTTCAGTTCTCCACATATGCAAGCATATTGACGTAACATGAAGAGGGATTGGTTGGTGATTCATATGAATTAACAGAAAGCCTGATTGACTAGatataacatgaaaaacggttaaaaCTTGGCCTGGTTGGTGACCACGGGAATAAATTCATATAGTTTACTCTATACCACTAAAGTGTGATAAGGTATACATCGGAAATCATCAAGGTGCATAAACAGAGCGAGTGTTTGGGCTAGTTGATACAGCACtgtttttttaattgtttttaattgaaaGGTGCATGAACACTCGTTTAAAAGAACATTCAACTAATACCTCTAATAGATACGGTGTGTTGGGGGACCACTTATTGACATGTGTGAGATGCCAGGCAGAATTCCAAAAAACAGAAATTTTGATCAGGTGTAAAAAACAAGGTAGCCTTCTCTTTCGAGAGGCGCATGGGATCAAAAAAGCAGGTAGTAACTGCGTCAGTAACCCCTGTATTAATCTTTCCCAAAACATATCCGCATTCAGGTCGACCACTTAATGATAACGGT
It contains:
- the LOC135385291 gene encoding uncharacterized protein LOC135385291, which codes for MEMSEECVQTEAIQPQALHISVSTDSETALPSCSVTMPVDLSWQEQFTEMPQSPQAPSPVHRCDKGTQTDSKNRSTGVQTKMRTHQKGTQTWYIPSEPAPRSSTPVPTNESQVWSESDSETEIRDPHDTTYDPNQSDLNLTQDTSLCERSFIDHCDTANSHTESSSVTEHSTKDDGHETSDTHQHREPMYMVSETCLLQLLKTCPECLTTKTVTELNCKGSCLRVTVTCQNNHTRVWYSQPSLGGKPVGNIIMSAAILFSGCSPTKVLRLFQFMKLASVKKTQYFRMQHCYLFPAVKEAWKLEEEALVCALKETPLTLAGDARCDSPGHCALMGTYTVLETSVNKILHFEQIMSPEVSSSNQMEKVGLERVLGYLEQQEMTVDMLITDRHTGIKALMKTKPIKHRFDVWHVAKGIKKKIAAAAQTKAHQVLGLWCESIIRHLYWCAKTSSDNGEELLAKWTSVMRHVINVHTHPNALHPRCFHDDPGERLWLLEGTEPFMKLHSILMSKYLLVDIPKLSPRDQTYGLEAYHSLLIHFAPKSHSYTYEGMLARTQIAALHYNFNSARIVLKNDDGTDKYVLKGSKPKKQWVVIPLKENVSYGYVDKLFAELFRCLSKWPTYESAERANPRVQRPTLCSSYGEKPSIEEVRQNHWSRFQR